In a single window of the Pedococcus dokdonensis genome:
- a CDS encoding pyridoxal phosphate-dependent decarboxylase family protein: MDDLAPLFDRAARVAADHRAALGEASVAARVSAAELRQQVDGRLRQEPTPPGDVLDELVRSFEPGLVGTPGPRFFGFVIGGALPAASAADLVAVGWDQCAFNATLSPAAAVAEDVAGSWLKDLLGLPGGATVGFVTGAQGANTVSLATARHHVLAGAGWDVERDGLAGAPRVRVVASVERHATIDRALRLLGFGTAVVEEVAADSQGAIDVDDLTAVLARSAAGPTIVCLQAGNVNTGACDDLRAACAVAREHGAWVHVDGAFGLWAGASAARAHLVDGVELADSWACDGHKWLNVPYDCGFAICAHAEVHASSLSYTAAYLTGQGGPMPTLGDLVPESSRKARGFAVWAALRELGRDGVTDLVERCCTLAQRFADGLAAGGAEVVNDVVLNQVLVGFGGDERTDAVVAAVQREGTCWLGATTWHGRRLMRVSVSNWSTTEADVDRSVAAILRLAAVLPDQ; the protein is encoded by the coding sequence ATGGACGACCTCGCCCCGTTGTTCGACCGGGCTGCCCGCGTGGCAGCCGACCACCGCGCGGCCCTCGGTGAGGCCTCCGTGGCAGCCCGGGTCTCGGCGGCCGAGCTGCGCCAGCAGGTGGACGGCCGGCTGAGACAGGAGCCGACACCGCCCGGTGACGTCCTCGACGAGCTGGTGCGGTCGTTCGAGCCCGGACTGGTCGGCACCCCGGGTCCCCGGTTCTTCGGCTTCGTCATCGGCGGCGCGCTGCCCGCGGCCAGTGCCGCCGACCTCGTCGCCGTCGGCTGGGACCAGTGCGCCTTCAACGCCACCCTGTCGCCGGCCGCTGCGGTGGCCGAGGACGTCGCCGGGAGCTGGCTCAAGGACCTGCTCGGCCTGCCGGGCGGGGCCACGGTGGGGTTCGTCACGGGGGCGCAGGGCGCCAACACCGTCAGCCTCGCCACGGCTCGCCACCACGTCCTCGCGGGCGCCGGGTGGGACGTCGAGCGGGATGGCCTGGCCGGCGCACCACGGGTGCGGGTGGTGGCGAGCGTGGAGCGGCACGCCACCATCGACCGGGCGCTGCGCCTGCTCGGGTTCGGCACCGCCGTGGTCGAGGAGGTGGCCGCGGACAGCCAGGGCGCCATCGACGTCGACGACCTCACGGCGGTCCTCGCCCGGTCGGCTGCCGGCCCCACCATCGTGTGCCTCCAGGCCGGCAACGTGAACACGGGCGCCTGTGACGACCTGCGCGCGGCGTGCGCGGTGGCACGCGAGCACGGGGCCTGGGTGCACGTCGACGGCGCCTTCGGTCTCTGGGCGGGCGCGAGCGCGGCCAGGGCCCACCTGGTCGACGGCGTCGAGCTCGCCGACTCGTGGGCCTGCGACGGACACAAGTGGCTCAACGTGCCCTACGACTGCGGCTTTGCCATCTGCGCCCACGCCGAGGTGCACGCGAGTTCGCTGTCCTACACCGCGGCATACCTCACCGGCCAGGGCGGGCCGATGCCGACCCTCGGGGACCTCGTGCCCGAGTCGTCAAGGAAGGCAAGGGGATTCGCGGTCTGGGCCGCACTGCGAGAGCTCGGCCGGGACGGGGTGACCGACCTGGTCGAACGGTGCTGCACGCTGGCCCAGCGGTTCGCCGACGGCCTGGCGGCCGGCGGCGCGGAGGTCGTCAACGACGTGGTGCTCAACCAGGTGCTCGTCGGGTTCGGCGGCGACGAGCGCACCGACGCGGTCGTGGCAGCCGTCCAGCGCGAGGGGACCTGCTGGCTCGGTGCCACGACCTGGCACGGGCGACGCCTGATGCGCGTCTCTGTCTCGAACTGGTCGACCACCGAGGCCGACGTCGACCGCTCGGTTGCTGCCATCCTCCGCCTCGCCGCCGTGCTCCCCGACCAGTGA
- a CDS encoding NUDIX hydrolase, which translates to MSDEETVDERTLDEPVLHRRAARVVVVDPDGLVLMIEGFDPHHPEQPYWYTVGGGLEAGESERDAAVREVWEETGRTISVDDLVGPVHHDEGSFSFEGRRIVQQQVFYGLATERFDAEPGDLAELEVRSTLRIAWVDPGARRAAGEAVYPLTLEDLVRAVQEAAATRS; encoded by the coding sequence ATGAGTGACGAGGAGACGGTCGACGAGCGGACGCTCGACGAGCCGGTGCTGCATCGACGCGCAGCCCGCGTGGTCGTGGTCGACCCGGACGGCCTCGTGCTGATGATCGAGGGCTTCGACCCGCACCACCCCGAGCAGCCCTACTGGTACACCGTCGGCGGCGGGCTGGAGGCGGGGGAGTCCGAGCGCGACGCCGCGGTGCGCGAGGTGTGGGAGGAGACCGGGCGCACGATCTCGGTGGACGACCTGGTCGGGCCGGTGCACCACGACGAGGGCTCGTTCTCCTTCGAGGGACGCCGGATCGTGCAGCAGCAGGTGTTCTACGGCTTGGCCACCGAGCGTTTCGACGCCGAGCCCGGCGACCTCGCCGAGCTCGAGGTCCGCTCGACGCTCCGGATCGCGTGGGTCGACCCGGGGGCCCGGCGGGCTGCCGGAGAGGCGGTCTACCCCCTCACCCTCGAAGACCTCGTCCGGGCCGTCCAGGAGGCCGCGGCGACGCGGTCCTGA
- the trpD gene encoding anthranilate phosphoribosyltransferase produces the protein MTAREQAGHTWPDLLTLLIAGEHLSTDQAAWAMNEIMGGEASPVQVAGFLVALRSKGETVEELRGLADVMLAHANQIEVPGPSLDIVGTGADRSNTVNISTMASVVIAASGVRVVKHGNRAASSASGSADVLEALGVNLTLAPARVAEVASEAGITFCFAQAFHPAMRHAAVARSGLGVGTAFNVLGPLTNPARPTYAAVGVADPRMAPLIAGVFAGRGADAVVFRGDDGLDELTLSTTSTVWWVGGGRVVQRVFDPLHVGLQRQPVEALRGADATHNAQVARDVFAGQHGAVRDAVVLNAGMALALAGAALPGGAAVSHDGTDEEFAAAVRTGMDRAEQSIDSGAAAARLELWAAATQRDTSG, from the coding sequence GTGACCGCGCGGGAGCAGGCCGGCCACACCTGGCCGGACCTGTTGACGCTGCTCATCGCCGGTGAGCACCTGAGCACCGACCAGGCCGCCTGGGCGATGAACGAGATCATGGGTGGCGAGGCGTCCCCCGTGCAGGTGGCCGGTTTCCTGGTGGCACTGCGGTCCAAGGGCGAGACGGTCGAGGAGCTGCGTGGGCTCGCCGACGTGATGCTCGCGCACGCCAACCAGATCGAGGTGCCGGGTCCGAGCCTCGACATCGTCGGCACCGGTGCCGACCGCTCCAACACGGTCAACATCTCGACCATGGCCAGCGTCGTCATCGCGGCCAGTGGGGTCCGGGTGGTCAAGCACGGCAACCGTGCCGCCTCCTCGGCGTCGGGCTCGGCCGACGTGCTGGAGGCGCTCGGCGTCAACCTCACCCTCGCCCCGGCTCGGGTCGCGGAGGTCGCCTCCGAGGCGGGGATCACGTTCTGCTTCGCGCAGGCGTTCCACCCGGCCATGCGGCACGCGGCGGTGGCCCGCAGCGGTCTCGGAGTCGGCACGGCGTTCAACGTCCTCGGTCCGCTGACCAACCCGGCCCGCCCCACCTACGCCGCCGTCGGGGTCGCGGACCCCCGGATGGCGCCGCTGATCGCGGGCGTGTTCGCCGGGCGCGGGGCCGACGCCGTCGTCTTCCGCGGCGACGACGGCCTCGACGAGCTGACCCTCAGCACCACCTCGACCGTGTGGTGGGTGGGCGGTGGCCGGGTCGTGCAGCGCGTCTTCGACCCGCTGCACGTGGGCCTCCAGCGACAGCCGGTCGAGGCGTTGCGTGGGGCCGACGCCACGCACAACGCCCAGGTGGCTCGCGACGTCTTCGCCGGGCAGCATGGCGCGGTGCGCGACGCGGTGGTGCTCAACGCCGGCATGGCGCTCGCCCTGGCCGGTGCCGCCCTCCCCGGTGGCGCTGCGGTGTCGCACGACGGCACGGACGAGGAGTTCGCTGCGGCCGTCCGGACCGGGATGGACCGCGCCGAGCAGTCGATCGACTCCGGTGCGGCGGCTGCGCGGCTCGAGCTGTGGGCGGCCGCGACCCAGCGCGACACCTCCGGCTGA
- the qcrC gene encoding cytochrome bc1 complex diheme cytochrome c subunit — protein MNALAARRRHPAAIALLLLLGLILTGVAYSAFAPKQADAATSAASSVEEGKKLFLANCATCHGLQAQGTKAGPALPGVGAAAVDFQMGTGRMPMAAPNVQAPRAEKVQFTQEQISAVAAYIASLAPGPGVPDAEYTNGEGGNVAMGAELFRVNCAMCHNFAGSGGALTRGKYAPALRDIEGKHIYEAMVTGPQSMPVFNDDNISPEAKNDIVAYLHTVDEQENVGGMALGNLGPVSEGLFVWIFGLGIMVGFAVWLGKKAA, from the coding sequence GTGAACGCCTTGGCCGCACGCCGCCGACACCCGGCCGCGATCGCCCTGCTCCTGCTCCTGGGCCTGATCCTCACCGGGGTCGCCTACTCCGCGTTCGCCCCCAAGCAGGCCGACGCCGCCACCAGCGCGGCCAGCTCGGTCGAAGAGGGCAAGAAGCTCTTCCTCGCCAACTGCGCGACCTGCCACGGCCTGCAGGCCCAGGGCACCAAGGCCGGTCCGGCCCTGCCCGGCGTGGGCGCCGCGGCAGTCGACTTCCAGATGGGCACCGGCCGCATGCCGATGGCCGCCCCCAACGTCCAGGCGCCGCGCGCCGAGAAGGTCCAGTTCACCCAGGAGCAGATCTCGGCGGTCGCCGCCTACATCGCCTCGCTGGCCCCCGGCCCCGGCGTCCCCGACGCCGAGTACACCAACGGCGAGGGCGGCAACGTCGCCATGGGCGCCGAGCTCTTCCGGGTCAACTGCGCGATGTGCCACAACTTCGCCGGCTCCGGCGGTGCGCTCACCCGCGGCAAGTACGCCCCGGCCCTGCGCGACATCGAGGGCAAGCACATCTACGAGGCCATGGTCACCGGTCCGCAGTCGATGCCGGTCTTCAACGACGACAACATCTCGCCCGAGGCGAAGAACGACATCGTCGCCTACCTCCACACGGTGGACGAGCAGGAGAACGTCGGAGGTATGGCGCTGGGCAACCTCGGCCCGGTCTCGGAGGGCCTCTTCGTGTGGATCTTCGGGCTGGGCATCATGGTCGGCTTCGCCGTCTGGCTCGGCAAGAAGGCCGCCTGA
- a CDS encoding SCO7613 C-terminal domain-containing membrane protein, whose translation MSPIPCPACSRFLPDGAAACPGCHLSLTGPDAARLWQVDQGLAALQRERTVLIAALRGQGADDVTQLGPQTGPTVATTAGLPAGLPTGSGAVPPPARPAPPVADTAPRRSWTTQQTLLAVGVLLVLVAGSIALAIAWFLIGIVGQLLVMGGFTAAATVAALVLSRRRLPSSAEALALVAGGLLLLDLAAARRFGLAGLDTVDARTYVAVTGLLAALVLAALHRTDRRIAGFALLSLTAASVGWGGVVAFASDGAGVAALALLGALLFAVVRLVVPSSFGLTARAATGPAAGWTAIAAAAAAAGALGAGLDAWSPGGDARTGGLVVDALTADGLASVGLLAVLTVGGAGLLRWVVVRRASRLGSRAAVRADWATRPLSGDWRALGVVAAVATGAGPTAVLGLALQLGALWSALLAVLAGVVGTALAVTRTRTTSIGAAWVEAQVGAALGVLVLVCAVTGSRPATIVALTAAALTAGTLAVHRATWRPWAATVCAVASVAATSLLGSVFSDTAAILVAGCTGAAWVAVSLVRRTAPEEAPLAVVGHLATLLALLVAVATGSSDTVLIVLLTTLALTSAATAVLRPALRAVASGTSAVALVAALWLSGGLVGPRSQWVVLAAAALALAAAANQRRPHVEEPVLGILAVLVATASVVVALDRSWPHAAALAATTYGLVAVGYAALPRRRAVVTVAVAALTTAVWVELWDADVTTVEAFTLPMAAFLLAAGLWSHREFGDHSWLTAGPALAVALVPSTLLSTVDDGLVRPLLTVAAGAAVLALGALRRWQAPVVLGAAAAAVVALTQLMPYAVLLPRYLTLGALGVALLAIGARYEQRRADARQAVSWLASMS comes from the coding sequence ATGTCGCCCATCCCCTGTCCCGCCTGCAGCCGTTTCCTTCCCGATGGCGCCGCCGCGTGCCCGGGCTGCCACCTGTCCCTCACCGGTCCCGACGCCGCCCGGCTCTGGCAGGTCGACCAGGGGCTGGCCGCCCTCCAGCGTGAGCGCACGGTGCTGATCGCCGCCCTGCGCGGGCAGGGTGCCGACGACGTGACGCAGCTCGGCCCACAGACCGGTCCCACGGTCGCCACCACGGCCGGACTGCCCGCCGGACTGCCCACCGGATCGGGCGCCGTCCCACCCCCGGCCCGTCCCGCACCGCCCGTCGCCGACACCGCCCCTCGCCGCTCGTGGACCACCCAGCAGACCCTGTTGGCCGTCGGGGTCCTGCTCGTCCTGGTCGCCGGCTCGATCGCCCTGGCGATCGCGTGGTTCCTGATCGGCATCGTCGGGCAGCTGCTCGTCATGGGCGGCTTCACCGCGGCCGCGACGGTGGCCGCCCTGGTGCTCTCGCGCCGCCGGCTGCCGAGCAGCGCCGAGGCGCTCGCCCTCGTCGCGGGCGGCCTGCTGCTGCTCGACCTGGCCGCGGCCCGACGGTTCGGGTTGGCTGGTCTCGACACCGTCGACGCGCGCACCTACGTGGCAGTGACCGGGCTGCTGGCAGCTCTGGTGCTCGCCGCGCTGCACCGCACCGACCGCCGCATCGCCGGCTTCGCACTGCTGTCCCTCACGGCGGCCTCGGTGGGCTGGGGTGGCGTCGTTGCTTTCGCCTCGGACGGCGCCGGGGTGGCGGCTCTGGCCCTGCTGGGGGCGCTGCTGTTCGCCGTGGTGCGCCTCGTCGTGCCGTCGTCGTTCGGACTGACCGCGCGCGCCGCCACCGGTCCGGCGGCCGGCTGGACCGCCATCGCCGCTGCGGCCGCTGCCGCTGGCGCGCTCGGCGCCGGGCTCGACGCCTGGTCGCCCGGTGGCGACGCTCGCACCGGCGGCCTGGTCGTCGACGCACTGACCGCCGATGGCCTCGCCAGCGTCGGTCTCCTGGCGGTCCTGACGGTCGGCGGAGCCGGTCTCCTCCGATGGGTCGTCGTCCGTCGCGCGAGCCGCCTCGGCTCACGCGCCGCGGTCCGCGCCGACTGGGCCACCCGCCCGCTGTCCGGCGACTGGCGCGCGCTCGGGGTGGTCGCGGCCGTGGCGACCGGGGCCGGCCCGACCGCCGTGCTCGGCCTGGCCCTGCAGCTCGGCGCCCTCTGGTCCGCCCTCCTCGCGGTGCTCGCCGGGGTGGTCGGCACGGCCCTCGCCGTCACCCGCACGCGCACCACCTCGATCGGCGCCGCGTGGGTCGAGGCCCAGGTCGGTGCCGCCCTCGGCGTCCTGGTGCTCGTCTGTGCCGTCACCGGTTCCCGGCCGGCCACGATCGTGGCACTCACCGCGGCCGCCCTGACCGCCGGCACCCTCGCGGTGCACCGGGCAACCTGGCGTCCCTGGGCTGCCACGGTCTGCGCCGTCGCCAGCGTGGCGGCGACGAGCCTGCTCGGGTCGGTGTTCTCCGACACCGCCGCGATCCTGGTCGCGGGCTGCACCGGGGCCGCCTGGGTCGCGGTCTCGCTGGTGCGACGCACCGCGCCGGAGGAAGCCCCCCTTGCCGTCGTGGGCCACCTCGCCACCCTGCTCGCACTGCTCGTCGCCGTGGCGACGGGCAGCTCCGACACCGTGCTGATCGTCCTGCTCACGACTCTCGCGCTCACCTCGGCGGCGACCGCGGTGCTCCGCCCGGCCCTGCGCGCGGTGGCCAGTGGCACCAGCGCGGTCGCCCTGGTCGCAGCCCTGTGGCTCTCCGGTGGGCTGGTCGGGCCACGCTCGCAGTGGGTGGTGCTGGCCGCCGCGGCGCTCGCCCTCGCCGCAGCCGCCAACCAGCGGCGGCCGCACGTCGAGGAACCCGTGCTCGGTATCCTCGCCGTCCTCGTCGCGACCGCTTCCGTGGTGGTGGCGCTCGACCGGTCCTGGCCGCACGCCGCGGCCCTGGCCGCCACGACATACGGGCTCGTCGCTGTCGGGTATGCCGCCCTGCCGCGCCGGCGCGCGGTCGTCACCGTGGCAGTGGCGGCCCTCACGACGGCGGTGTGGGTCGAGCTGTGGGACGCCGACGTGACCACGGTGGAAGCCTTCACGCTGCCCATGGCGGCGTTCCTGCTGGCGGCTGGTCTGTGGTCGCACCGGGAGTTCGGCGACCACTCGTGGCTGACCGCCGGTCCGGCCCTCGCGGTGGCCCTGGTGCCCTCGACCCTGCTCAGCACGGTGGATGACGGCCTGGTGCGTCCGCTGCTGACCGTGGCAGCAGGCGCTGCGGTCCTGGCGCTCGGTGCCCTGCGCCGCTGGCAGGCGCCGGTGGTGCTGGGCGCCGCAGCCGCGGCGGTCGTCGCCCTCACCCAGCTGATGCCGTATGCCGTGCTGCTCCCCCGTTACCTGACCCTGGGGGCACTCGGTGTCGCCCTGCTCGCGATCGGGGCGCGCTACGAGCAGCGACGGGCCGACGCCCGCCAGGCGGTGAGCTGGCTCGCCTCGATGTCCTGA
- a CDS encoding DEDD exonuclease domain-containing protein translates to MQTAGDQMVQGTFDDLGTALADVTFVVVDLETTGGSPADSAITEIGAVKVRAGEVLGEFQTLVNPHLPIPPFIQSLTGITTAMVADAPRIEAALPAFLDFARGAVLVAHNAGFDIGFLKMAARDQGIEWPRHAVLDTVHLARQLVTRDEARNHKLSTLAALFGATVTPDHRALHDAQATVDVLHALIGRVGSLGVHTLEELASYTSRVSPAQRRKRWLADGLPDQPGVYLFKDGAGRVLYVGTSVNIRTRVRSYFTASEQRTRMAEMVRLAESVTPIVCATTLEAEVRELRLIAEHKPRYNRRSKTPERATWVKLTVEAFPRLSIVREVRGDGARYIGPFGSRASAEDAVAAVHEVIPLRQCVQRLSPSRPVGSCALADMGRCGAPCTGAQSVQDYAAVVQEAVHALAGDSREVVTALRTRMGSLADQERFEDAGTLRDRMLALVRGMARAQRIAPLAASPEIIAARPATTGGWEFVVVRHGRLAASTVSPRGADPMPYVEAVRTSAEVVLPAPWPSPAAIPEETEKILRWLESPGVRIVDLDGEWTCPVGGAGGARAELEPQVVARHAVAGFVAAS, encoded by the coding sequence ATGCAGACGGCCGGCGACCAGATGGTGCAGGGCACCTTCGACGACCTCGGCACGGCACTGGCCGATGTCACGTTCGTCGTCGTCGACCTCGAGACCACCGGTGGCAGCCCGGCCGACTCGGCCATCACCGAGATCGGCGCCGTCAAGGTGCGGGCCGGCGAGGTGCTCGGCGAGTTCCAGACCCTGGTCAACCCGCACCTGCCGATCCCCCCGTTCATCCAGTCGCTCACCGGCATCACCACCGCGATGGTCGCGGACGCCCCGCGGATCGAGGCCGCGCTGCCGGCCTTCCTCGACTTCGCCCGCGGAGCCGTGCTGGTCGCCCACAACGCCGGCTTCGACATCGGCTTCCTCAAGATGGCCGCGCGCGACCAGGGCATCGAGTGGCCGCGCCACGCCGTGCTCGACACGGTGCACCTGGCCCGCCAGCTGGTCACCCGTGACGAGGCGCGCAACCACAAGCTGTCGACCCTTGCCGCGCTGTTCGGCGCGACCGTGACCCCTGACCACCGGGCCCTGCACGACGCCCAGGCGACCGTCGACGTCCTCCACGCGCTGATCGGCCGGGTCGGCAGCCTCGGGGTGCACACGCTCGAGGAGCTCGCCAGCTACACCTCGCGGGTCAGTCCCGCGCAGCGTCGCAAGCGCTGGCTCGCCGACGGCCTGCCCGACCAGCCGGGGGTCTACCTGTTCAAGGATGGTGCCGGACGGGTGCTCTATGTCGGCACCTCGGTGAACATCCGCACCAGGGTCCGCAGCTACTTCACGGCGTCGGAGCAGCGCACCCGGATGGCCGAGATGGTGCGGCTGGCGGAGTCGGTCACCCCGATCGTCTGCGCCACCACGCTGGAGGCGGAGGTGCGCGAGCTGCGGCTGATCGCCGAGCACAAGCCGCGCTACAACCGGCGGTCCAAGACCCCCGAGCGGGCGACCTGGGTCAAGCTGACGGTCGAGGCCTTCCCCCGGTTGTCGATCGTGCGCGAGGTGCGGGGCGACGGCGCCCGCTACATCGGGCCGTTCGGCAGCCGGGCCTCCGCCGAGGACGCGGTCGCCGCCGTGCACGAGGTGATCCCGCTGCGCCAGTGCGTCCAGCGGCTCTCCCCCAGCCGACCCGTGGGGTCGTGTGCCCTGGCCGACATGGGTCGGTGCGGCGCGCCCTGCACCGGCGCCCAGAGCGTGCAGGACTATGCCGCCGTGGTGCAGGAGGCTGTCCATGCCCTGGCCGGCGACTCACGCGAGGTCGTCACTGCGCTGCGGACCCGAATGGGCTCGCTGGCCGACCAGGAGCGCTTCGAGGACGCCGGCACCCTGCGTGACCGGATGCTGGCGCTGGTCCGGGGCATGGCTCGGGCCCAGCGGATCGCTCCGCTCGCGGCCAGCCCCGAGATCATCGCCGCCCGACCCGCCACGACGGGTGGTTGGGAGTTCGTCGTGGTCCGACACGGCCGGTTGGCCGCGAGCACCGTGTCACCGCGGGGCGCCGACCCGATGCCCTACGTCGAGGCAGTCCGGACCAGTGCCGAGGTCGTCCTCCCTGCCCCGTGGCCCTCCCCCGCGGCCATCCCCGAGGAGACCGAGAAGATCCTGCGCTGGCTCGAGTCACCGGGAGTGCGCATCGTCGACCTCGACGGCGAGTGGACCTGCCCCGTCGGCGGGGCCGGCGGCGCACGGGCCGAGCTCGAGCCCCAGGTCGTGGCGCGGCACGCAGTCGCTGGTTTCGTCGCCGCGTCCTGA
- the ctaE gene encoding aa3-type cytochrome oxidase subunit III encodes MTSEPSRSAGSIPGHGPVSRPNMVSVGTIVWLSSELMFFAGLFAMYFTIRSVEPELWKESTGVLNVPFATINTVILVISSVWCQLGVHAAEHGKPHRGDASVLSLKSWGMREWYVLTYIFGAIFVSGQVLEYSELVHEGITLASSPYGSVFYLTTGFHAMHVTGGLLAFLLIIGRTFTTRHYSHAQAAGAVVTSYYWHFVDVVWIALFATIYLLK; translated from the coding sequence GTGACCTCTGAACCCTCCCGCTCGGCCGGCAGCATCCCCGGTCACGGGCCGGTGTCCCGACCCAACATGGTCTCGGTCGGCACCATCGTCTGGCTCTCCAGCGAGCTGATGTTCTTCGCCGGTCTCTTCGCGATGTACTTCACGATCCGCTCGGTCGAGCCGGAGCTGTGGAAGGAGTCGACGGGCGTCCTCAACGTGCCCTTCGCCACCATCAACACGGTGATCCTCGTGATCTCCTCCGTGTGGTGCCAGCTCGGCGTCCACGCGGCCGAGCACGGCAAGCCGCACCGCGGCGACGCGAGCGTCCTGTCGCTCAAGAGCTGGGGCATGCGCGAGTGGTACGTGCTCACCTACATCTTCGGCGCGATCTTCGTGTCCGGGCAGGTGCTCGAGTACTCCGAGCTGGTCCACGAGGGCATCACCCTGGCCTCGAGCCCCTACGGCTCGGTCTTCTACCTCACCACCGGCTTCCACGCCATGCACGTGACCGGTGGCCTGCTCGCCTTCCTGCTCATCATCGGGCGCACCTTCACGACCCGGCACTACAGCCACGCGCAGGCCGCCGGCGCCGTCGTGACCTCCTACTACTGGCACTTCGTCGACGTGGTGTGGATCGCGCTCTTCGCGACGATCTACCTGCTGAAGTGA
- the qcrA gene encoding cytochrome bc1 complex Rieske iron-sulfur subunit, translating to MSEHDTPHGEVVGTGDGYGSTAVRLDRGHVEGTGGLPARFENPGLPPHVARMADLDEKAAKRAEKQVAALFGLSSLATIGFIVAFFAIDPEESGFIPGIGNASIYNVALGVLMALALLGCGVGAVHWAKTLMPDTESVEERHPQRAKDEDRQRVVTNLMDGGEKAQLGRRPLIKFSLAGALALPPIAILLPLIGGLGPLPKDQLSTTMWKKGDRLVRDPERTPIRADQVTIGSVYHVLPESINESEHVLEDKAKAAVLLMRLNPEDIKPQKERDWGHEGIVAYSKICTHVGCPVGLYEQQTHHLLCPCHQSTFDVTQDCKVIFGPAKRPLPQLKITVDSEGYLVADAPFREAVGPSFWERGSA from the coding sequence ATGAGCGAACACGACACGCCGCACGGCGAGGTCGTCGGCACCGGCGACGGCTACGGCTCGACCGCGGTCCGCCTCGACCGGGGCCACGTCGAGGGCACCGGTGGTCTGCCGGCCCGCTTCGAGAACCCCGGCCTGCCGCCGCACGTCGCCCGCATGGCCGACCTCGACGAGAAGGCCGCCAAGCGGGCCGAGAAGCAGGTCGCGGCGCTGTTCGGGCTCTCGAGCCTGGCCACGATCGGCTTCATCGTCGCGTTCTTCGCGATCGACCCCGAGGAGTCCGGGTTCATCCCGGGCATCGGCAACGCCAGCATCTACAACGTCGCCCTCGGCGTCCTGATGGCACTGGCCCTGCTCGGCTGCGGCGTCGGTGCCGTGCACTGGGCCAAGACCCTGATGCCCGACACCGAGTCGGTCGAGGAGCGCCACCCCCAGCGCGCCAAGGACGAGGACCGCCAGCGGGTCGTCACCAACCTCATGGACGGTGGCGAGAAGGCCCAGCTCGGCCGGCGCCCCCTGATCAAGTTCTCGCTCGCCGGCGCGCTCGCGCTGCCGCCGATCGCGATCCTGCTGCCCCTCATCGGTGGGCTCGGCCCGCTGCCCAAGGACCAGCTCTCGACCACCATGTGGAAGAAGGGCGACCGGCTGGTCCGCGACCCCGAGCGCACCCCGATCCGCGCCGACCAGGTCACGATCGGCTCGGTCTACCACGTGCTGCCCGAGTCGATCAACGAGTCCGAGCACGTCCTCGAGGACAAGGCCAAGGCCGCCGTGCTGCTGATGCGCCTCAACCCCGAGGACATCAAGCCCCAGAAGGAGCGCGACTGGGGTCACGAGGGCATCGTCGCCTACTCCAAGATCTGCACCCACGTCGGTTGCCCCGTGGGTCTGTACGAGCAGCAGACGCACCACCTGCTGTGTCCCTGCCACCAGTCGACGTTCGACGTGACGCAGGACTGCAAGGTCATCTTCGGCCCGGCCAAGCGCCCCTTGCCGCAGCTGAAGATCACCGTGGATTCCGAGGGTTACCTGGTGGCCGACGCCCCGTTCCGTGAGGCTGTCGGTCCGAGTTTCTGGGAGCGTGGTTCCGCATGA
- a CDS encoding Lrp/AsnC family transcriptional regulator: MISAIVLINAEVDRIPEVAQAIAELDGVSEVYSVAGDADLIAMIRVREHEQLNDVIADRLNKVEGVIGTNTHIAFRTYSTHDLEAAFSLGLDGD; this comes from the coding sequence GTGATCTCCGCCATCGTGCTCATCAACGCCGAAGTCGACCGCATCCCCGAGGTGGCCCAGGCCATCGCCGAGCTCGACGGGGTCTCCGAGGTCTACTCGGTCGCCGGCGACGCCGACCTCATCGCGATGATCCGCGTGCGCGAGCACGAGCAGCTCAACGACGTGATCGCCGACCGACTCAACAAGGTCGAGGGTGTCATCGGCACCAACACGCACATCGCCTTCCGCACCTACTCGACGCACGACCTCGAGGCGGCCTTCAGCCTCGGCCTCGACGGCGACTGA
- a CDS encoding response regulator has product MTASHATAADAPTSSGSTPGSSTGSSTRQISVLLYSDDKTTRDSVRVTVGRRPARDVEVTSWRECATAPAVIEAVENAKFDVLVLDGEAAPTGGLGLCRQLKSEIFACPPILVLTGRPQDGWLATWSLADLAVPHPLDPIALASAVAELGRGGRPSAS; this is encoded by the coding sequence ATGACCGCTTCGCACGCGACCGCCGCCGACGCCCCGACCTCATCGGGGTCGACGCCGGGGTCATCCACGGGGTCCTCGACCCGTCAGATCTCGGTGCTGCTGTACAGCGACGACAAGACCACGCGGGACTCCGTCCGGGTCACCGTGGGCCGTCGACCGGCCCGTGACGTCGAGGTCACCTCGTGGCGAGAGTGCGCCACCGCGCCGGCCGTCATCGAGGCGGTGGAGAACGCGAAGTTCGACGTCCTCGTCCTCGATGGCGAGGCCGCCCCGACCGGTGGGCTCGGGCTCTGCCGCCAGCTCAAGAGCGAGATCTTCGCGTGCCCGCCCATCCTGGTCCTGACCGGTCGCCCGCAGGACGGCTGGCTGGCCACCTGGTCCCTCGCCGACCTGGCCGTCCCGCACCCGCTCGACCCGATCGCGCTGGCCTCGGCCGTGGCCGAGCTGGGTCGCGGCGGACGCCCCAGCGCGTCCTGA